From Coriobacteriia bacterium, the proteins below share one genomic window:
- a CDS encoding ABC transporter ATP-binding protein, with amino-acid sequence MIRIEGLTKTYGDFTAVDHVDLEVADGQFCVLLGPSGSGKTTMLRMVNRMIEPTSGTVTLDGADTSEMKPEQLRRTMGYVIQNTGLFPNMTIHRNVATVPRLLGWDKKRIDARVSELLDLVGLDPEVYARKRPAQLSGGEAQRVGVARALAADPPVLLMDEPFGAVDPLTRERLQQEMKRLQAKVRKTILFVTHDIDEAVLLADRIALLKNGVLQQFATPEAMWREPANEFVRSFFGENLGLRIMARHCLATVTLEPLESGASLDGLPRIAATATLKEALAELVGSRAERVLVMDGDRGRGTFGYDDLVRALGDGSTGTAGECPPAATGGSERA; translated from the coding sequence ATGATACGGATCGAGGGACTCACCAAGACCTACGGCGATTTCACCGCCGTCGACCACGTGGACCTTGAGGTGGCCGATGGACAGTTCTGCGTCCTGCTCGGCCCTTCCGGTTCGGGCAAGACAACGATGCTTCGCATGGTCAACCGCATGATCGAGCCCACGAGTGGCACGGTGACGCTGGACGGCGCTGATACATCCGAGATGAAACCCGAGCAGCTCCGCCGCACGATGGGCTACGTGATCCAGAACACCGGCCTGTTCCCCAACATGACGATCCATCGAAACGTCGCCACCGTTCCTCGCCTGCTGGGTTGGGACAAGAAGCGCATCGACGCCCGCGTCAGCGAACTGCTCGATCTGGTGGGGCTGGACCCCGAGGTGTACGCCCGCAAGCGTCCGGCACAGCTGTCCGGGGGCGAGGCGCAGCGCGTCGGCGTCGCCCGCGCGCTGGCGGCCGATCCGCCGGTCCTGCTCATGGACGAGCCCTTCGGGGCCGTGGATCCACTCACGCGGGAGCGTCTGCAGCAGGAGATGAAGCGACTGCAAGCCAAGGTCCGCAAGACGATCCTGTTCGTCACGCACGACATCGACGAGGCGGTCTTGCTCGCCGACCGGATCGCGCTGCTCAAGAACGGTGTTCTCCAGCAGTTCGCGACACCCGAAGCGATGTGGCGCGAGCCGGCAAACGAGTTCGTGCGCAGCTTCTTCGGCGAGAACCTGGGGCTACGGATCATGGCGAGGCACTGTCTGGCCACAGTCACGCTTGAACCCCTGGAGTCCGGCGCCTCGCTCGACGGCCTGCCCCGGATCGCGGCGACCGCAACCCTCAAGGAGGCGCTGGCAGAACTCGTCGGCTCGCGTGCGGAGCGCGTCCTCGTCATGGACGGCGACCGTGGACGGGGCACATTCGGCTACGACGATCTCGTGCGCGCGCTGGGCGACGGGAGCACAGGAACTGCGGGCGAATGCCCTCCGGCTGCCACCGGGGGAAGTGAGCGGGCATGA
- a CDS encoding ABC transporter permease, which yields MRSSRAVVARHWATVAVLAAATLWMTFDTEGFSRLLSALVPEADVVMYPTKPLSQLMAEQVFIVAVASAVALVIGALLGALGLSRIGRPFRDVIVSVANLAQTIPSVAIMALAVPVIGYGAEPVVLALVLYSILPVTLNVIAGIEGVPADAHDAAIGMGMSARQRFISVEMPLAMPVMVGGVKNMLVINVSAATMGAIVAAGGLGMPILAGFKEYNDAFILEGALPAIALALLLDRLLTSPSELTAEPTA from the coding sequence ATGAGGTCGAGCCGGGCGGTGGTAGCGCGACACTGGGCCACCGTGGCCGTCCTCGCCGCGGCCACCCTGTGGATGACCTTTGACACCGAGGGCTTCTCTCGCCTGCTCTCTGCACTCGTACCGGAGGCGGATGTCGTGATGTACCCGACCAAGCCCCTGTCCCAACTGATGGCCGAACAGGTATTCATCGTCGCTGTGGCCAGTGCGGTGGCGCTCGTGATCGGCGCCCTGCTCGGCGCCCTCGGGCTCTCACGGATCGGCAGACCCTTCCGCGACGTCATCGTCAGCGTCGCCAACCTCGCCCAGACGATTCCGAGTGTGGCGATCATGGCGCTCGCTGTGCCGGTCATCGGCTACGGAGCCGAGCCGGTGGTTCTGGCGTTGGTCCTCTACAGCATCCTGCCCGTCACGCTGAACGTCATCGCCGGCATCGAGGGTGTGCCCGCCGACGCGCATGACGCGGCCATCGGCATGGGGATGTCCGCACGTCAGCGCTTCATCTCGGTCGAGATGCCGCTGGCCATGCCCGTCATGGTGGGCGGCGTGAAGAACATGCTCGTCATCAACGTGAGCGCGGCCACCATGGGGGCGATCGTGGCGGCCGGCGGACTCGGGATGCCGATCCTTGCCGGCTTCAAGGAGTACAACGATGCGTTCATCCTCGAGGGTGCTCTGCCCGCGATTGCGCTGGCGCTGCTCCTGGACCGCCTGCTGACCAGTCCCAGCGAACTCACGGCGGAGCCGACGGCGTAG
- a CDS encoding cytochrome c biogenesis protein CcdA, translated as MDWFRFVGASYLLGLLTPLTALCVIPLYPAFLARMARLANADRDDRRVLALTGLVVTAGVVSFMLILGLVFTTLLQESLQQVIGVISPIAFAILAVIGVLMMAGVEVRRKVRLPEPKNPLLASYLYGFFFGAIVIPCNPAFIAAFLARSVLVTDPVASLANFVAFGLGIGTPLIAFSLVTRAASRRMVNVLVERERAISFVAGAVMTSVAVYYLVVVFDVFGAVG; from the coding sequence GTGGACTGGTTTCGCTTTGTGGGAGCGAGCTACCTGCTCGGTCTTCTGACGCCGCTGACGGCGCTGTGCGTCATTCCGCTGTATCCCGCGTTCCTTGCTCGCATGGCGCGGCTTGCCAACGCCGATCGAGATGATCGTCGGGTGCTGGCCCTCACGGGTCTCGTGGTGACCGCAGGCGTGGTGAGCTTCATGCTCATCCTCGGGCTCGTCTTCACGACCCTGCTGCAGGAGTCGCTTCAGCAGGTCATCGGAGTCATCTCGCCGATAGCGTTCGCCATTCTGGCGGTCATCGGCGTGCTCATGATGGCCGGCGTCGAGGTCCGTCGCAAAGTGCGGTTGCCCGAGCCGAAGAATCCGCTGCTGGCGAGCTACCTCTACGGCTTCTTCTTCGGCGCCATCGTCATCCCCTGTAACCCTGCCTTCATCGCTGCGTTCCTCGCCCGAAGCGTGCTGGTGACCGACCCCGTTGCGAGTCTGGCCAACTTCGTGGCCTTCGGCCTCGGTATCGGCACGCCGCTCATCGCGTTCTCGCTGGTCACCCGCGCGGCGAGCCGGCGGATGGTCAACGTGCTCGTCGAGCGGGAGCGAGCGATCTCGTTCGTGGCCGGTGCGGTGATGACGAGCGTGGCCGTCTACTACCTCGTCGTCGTCTTCGACGTGTTCGGGGCAGTCGGCTGA
- the mqnE gene encoding aminofutalosine synthase MqnE, with translation MTHFNLTDAALEPIAVKVAAGERLTRDDGIALYASNDLIGIGQMADHVRQRINGDRVYFMVNRHINPTNICRNRCKFCAFARNADEAGAYEMTLDEVAKAAAEGAADGAYEIHIVSGLHPDWSYEFYIDMVARTRAAVPDHVIVQAFTAVEIEHMAIISGKTTSDVLTDLKAAGLDALPGGGAEIFSERTRVAAWDKKTKGDVWLRIHGEAHALGIKTNCTMLYGHIETRAERVDHLIRLREQQDASGGFLAFIPLAFHPANTELADLPATTGFDDLKTLAIARLMLDNIPHIKAFWIMVGLKVAQLSTAFGVDDIDGTVVEEKITHMAGATTPEALSKDDLVGMIEETGHTAVERDTLYRVVRVYGEK, from the coding sequence TTGACGCACTTCAACCTCACTGACGCCGCGCTCGAACCTATCGCAGTCAAGGTCGCGGCAGGCGAACGACTGACGCGTGACGACGGCATCGCGCTCTACGCATCCAACGACCTCATCGGCATCGGCCAGATGGCCGATCACGTGCGGCAGCGCATCAACGGCGACCGCGTGTACTTCATGGTCAACCGCCACATCAACCCGACGAACATCTGCCGCAACCGCTGCAAGTTCTGCGCGTTCGCACGCAACGCCGACGAGGCGGGCGCCTACGAGATGACGCTCGACGAGGTCGCCAAGGCCGCCGCTGAGGGCGCTGCCGACGGTGCCTACGAGATCCATATCGTGAGCGGGCTGCACCCCGACTGGAGCTACGAGTTCTACATCGACATGGTCGCCCGCACGCGCGCCGCCGTGCCCGACCACGTCATCGTCCAGGCGTTCACCGCGGTCGAGATCGAGCACATGGCGATCATCAGCGGCAAGACCACGAGCGACGTGCTGACCGACCTCAAGGCCGCGGGCCTCGACGCACTACCCGGCGGCGGCGCGGAGATCTTCAGCGAGCGCACGCGCGTAGCCGCTTGGGACAAGAAGACGAAGGGCGATGTCTGGCTGCGGATCCACGGTGAGGCGCACGCACTCGGCATCAAGACCAACTGCACGATGCTCTACGGTCACATCGAGACGCGCGCGGAGCGCGTCGACCACCTCATCCGCCTGCGTGAACAGCAGGACGCATCCGGTGGCTTCCTCGCCTTCATCCCGCTTGCTTTCCATCCCGCCAACACCGAGCTTGCCGACCTGCCCGCGACGACGGGCTTCGATGATCTCAAGACGCTCGCGATCGCACGCCTGATGCTCGACAACATCCCGCACATCAAGGCGTTCTGGATCATGGTGGGGCTCAAGGTGGCGCAGCTGTCGACGGCTTTCGGCGTCGACGACATCGACGGCACGGTGGTCGAAGAGAAGATCACGCACATGGCCGGCGCCACGACCCCCGAAGCGCTGTCGAAAGACGATCTCGTCGGGATGATCGAGGAAACGGGACACACGGCTGTCGAACGCGACACGCTCTATCGGGTCGTCCGCGTGTACGGCGAAAAGTAG
- a CDS encoding cation:proton antiporter, with protein sequence MESLLFDIVIIFALSVAAAIICHKLRIPTSIGLLLTGVLAGPELLGLVRNVHQIELLAEIGVVLLLFVIGLEFSLSDILKLKRQFLVAGSVQFFGTALVVGAVTMAMGSTLQQSIYIGFVVALSSTAVVLRMLQDRAESNTPHGRNVVATLIYQDIAVVPVMLTAPLLAGDGFDGGSASALGLVARIVGVGVFAYVAYRWAVPWVLERITRTRSSEAFLLGVITLCVGIAVLTQSAGLSLALGAFLAGLIISESEYSHQAVGVMLPFRDVFMSLFFVSIGMLLDIDYLLADPVRIAVLTLGVIVVKPLVGAVASLATGLPLRSAVLAGLALGQVGEFSLVATQAGVAAGLFGTDVFQTVLDVAVLSMMLTPVLVAIGPRCADFVCATPLVRLGRGAEASEDSGSAAYAGHVVIVGFGVTGRNLAMTARASDVPYAVLELNAATVREAKAAGEPIHYGDASHESLLRHVNADKARAVVIVIDDPAGARRIVEACRRIAPDAYILVRSRYLREVEVLLALGADEVIADEMEVSIEVFSRVLTRMLVPREDIKQLIGDVRGEWRRMARSLSHESTSAADLRVHVPDVMTHTLRLTANSPIESQSIAESGLRADHGVTVLAVTRDGETFGNPGGDMRLFEGDVLFVIGPAGWDASAVT encoded by the coding sequence GTGGAGTCACTGCTCTTCGACATCGTGATCATCTTCGCCCTATCGGTGGCCGCTGCGATCATCTGTCACAAGTTGCGGATCCCGACTTCGATCGGATTGCTCCTGACAGGCGTCCTCGCCGGGCCCGAGCTGCTGGGGCTCGTGCGCAACGTGCACCAGATCGAGCTGCTTGCCGAGATCGGCGTGGTCTTGCTGCTGTTCGTCATCGGCCTCGAGTTCTCGCTGTCAGACATCTTGAAGCTGAAGCGCCAGTTCCTCGTGGCCGGCTCGGTGCAGTTCTTCGGGACGGCTCTGGTCGTCGGCGCGGTGACGATGGCGATGGGCTCGACCCTGCAGCAGAGCATCTATATCGGGTTCGTTGTTGCCCTGTCCAGCACGGCCGTGGTCCTTCGGATGCTGCAGGATCGCGCCGAGTCGAACACCCCGCACGGACGCAACGTGGTCGCCACCCTCATCTATCAGGACATCGCTGTCGTGCCGGTCATGCTGACCGCACCGTTGCTTGCGGGCGACGGGTTCGACGGGGGGTCGGCGTCAGCGCTGGGGCTCGTGGCGCGCATCGTCGGCGTGGGTGTCTTCGCCTACGTCGCCTACCGGTGGGCGGTGCCGTGGGTTCTTGAGCGCATCACGCGAACCCGCAGCTCTGAGGCGTTCCTGCTCGGCGTGATCACGCTGTGTGTCGGCATCGCCGTGCTCACTCAGTCGGCCGGCCTCTCGCTCGCGTTGGGCGCGTTTCTTGCCGGGCTCATCATCTCGGAATCGGAGTACTCGCATCAGGCGGTCGGCGTCATGCTGCCCTTCCGGGATGTGTTCATGAGCCTCTTCTTCGTTTCTATCGGCATGCTGCTCGACATCGACTACCTTCTGGCCGATCCGGTGCGGATCGCGGTGCTCACGCTTGGCGTGATCGTCGTGAAGCCGCTGGTCGGCGCCGTGGCCTCGCTTGCCACCGGACTGCCGTTGCGCAGCGCCGTGCTCGCGGGTCTCGCATTGGGACAGGTGGGAGAGTTCTCGCTCGTCGCCACTCAGGCGGGCGTGGCGGCGGGGCTGTTCGGCACCGATGTCTTCCAGACGGTGCTCGATGTTGCGGTGCTCAGCATGATGCTCACGCCGGTGTTGGTGGCAATCGGGCCGCGCTGCGCCGACTTCGTCTGCGCGACGCCGCTCGTGCGGCTGGGGCGCGGTGCTGAGGCGTCGGAGGACAGTGGCAGCGCGGCCTACGCCGGCCACGTCGTGATCGTCGGCTTCGGCGTCACCGGCCGTAACCTCGCGATGACTGCGCGCGCCTCCGATGTGCCCTACGCGGTCCTTGAGCTCAACGCCGCCACCGTGCGCGAGGCGAAGGCCGCGGGAGAGCCCATCCACTACGGTGACGCGAGCCATGAGTCGTTGTTGCGCCACGTCAACGCCGACAAGGCGCGGGCGGTCGTGATCGTCATCGACGATCCAGCCGGTGCACGCCGCATCGTCGAAGCGTGCCGCCGGATCGCGCCCGATGCCTACATCCTCGTGCGCAGTCGCTATCTGCGCGAGGTCGAGGTCCTGCTCGCCCTCGGGGCAGACGAGGTGATCGCCGATGAGATGGAGGTCTCGATCGAGGTCTTCTCCCGGGTGCTCACGCGCATGCTCGTCCCCCGCGAGGACATCAAGCAGCTGATAGGGGACGTCCGGGGCGAGTGGCGCCGTATGGCGAGGAGCCTGTCGCACGAGTCGACGTCGGCGGCGGACCTGCGCGTGCATGTTCCTGACGTGATGACGCACACGCTGAGGCTCACGGCCAACTCGCCTATCGAGAGTCAAAGCATCGCGGAAAGTGGTTTGCGCGCTGACCACGGTGTCACCGTCCTCGCCGTGACGCGCGACGGCGAGACGTTCGGCAATCCGGGCGGGGACATGCGGCTTTTCGAGGGCGATGTGCTGTTCGTGATCGGGCCGGCCGGCTGGGACGCGTCGGCGGTCACGTGA
- a CDS encoding menaquinone biosynthesis protein, producing the protein MPRPRLGHIQFINCLPLYYGMVKQDVLLDVDLVRANPADLAEMIVAGSLEVAPIPAIEYARHADELILLPDIAITSDGEVQSILLVSKKPVTELSGGTVALAANSRTSQVLARVLLKRRWDVEPDYVTMPPDLPAMLRDADAALLIGDEALREHWEPTDGLFAYDLGSEWTEWTGLPMVYAVWAVRRSFAAEHPREVRNVSEALSGSLAYCRGHLDEISAYAARWESFGAEQFKSYFDALSFRFEPRFRQGLERFFAEAVGIGQLDEAPEIRVFGEQ; encoded by the coding sequence ATGCCGCGCCCCCGTCTCGGTCACATCCAGTTCATCAACTGTTTGCCGCTGTACTACGGCATGGTGAAGCAGGATGTGTTGCTCGACGTCGACCTGGTTCGCGCCAACCCCGCGGACCTCGCCGAGATGATCGTGGCAGGCTCGCTCGAGGTCGCCCCGATACCCGCCATCGAGTACGCCCGGCACGCTGACGAGCTGATCCTGCTCCCCGACATTGCCATCACCAGTGATGGCGAAGTGCAGTCGATTCTGCTGGTATCGAAGAAGCCCGTCACGGAACTCAGTGGCGGCACGGTGGCGCTGGCAGCGAACTCGCGTACCTCGCAGGTGCTCGCCCGCGTTCTGCTCAAGCGGCGCTGGGACGTCGAGCCCGACTACGTCACGATGCCCCCCGACCTGCCTGCGATGCTGCGCGACGCGGATGCGGCGCTCCTGATCGGTGATGAGGCGCTCCGCGAGCACTGGGAACCGACCGACGGCCTGTTCGCCTACGACCTCGGCTCCGAGTGGACCGAGTGGACCGGGCTTCCGATGGTCTACGCGGTCTGGGCGGTGCGCCGCTCGTTCGCCGCCGAGCACCCGCGCGAAGTCCGCAACGTGAGCGAAGCGCTGTCGGGCTCACTCGCCTACTGCCGGGGGCACCTCGACGAGATCAGCGCGTATGCAGCGCGATGGGAAAGCTTCGGCGCCGAGCAGTTCAAGAGCTACTTCGACGCGCTGAGCTTCCGTTTCGAGCCGCGCTTCCGCCAGGGGCTCGAGCGCTTCTTCGCCGAGGCCGTGGGCATAGGCCAGCTTGATGAGGCGCCCGAGATCCGCGTCTTCGGGGAGCAGTGA